One window of the Larus michahellis chromosome 26, bLarMic1.1, whole genome shotgun sequence genome contains the following:
- the NKPD1 gene encoding NTPase KAP family P-loop domain-containing protein 1 isoform X2 codes for MEPEALPGGACSPACGGSSSGSSGCCEEHLACLGPEGDTCACRDGAFVEVEPGDNQGFMRQEMVRREEAELRRSHQKPRSPEGWGLLLVLWYLAFYKPIITESHLRRKNIEFIFIRFSAWQYAGCDKLWAGLVTTLCDSIRHHFGALPLSVYHVMGTRPRFASGFSQKEWVLKTGTCLKLWGLLFVLGAGLTILLVALLVPGIKDHHALKVVGSAVTSLSGSGLALGAFSILKNLLISEKQKIERLTNSEKFTSQLGFMSKVRNEVEVLVDFLSFMEIFERRRLRVVLEITSLDICYPEKVAGVLNAMNTLLSEANTPFIFILAVDPSVIVPCLEQTSCMKGLADNGYLYLNRTVTLPFSIPEMGARSRLRFLEAAIQTREDLMYRIITSNVERRRAKCQAVPAVPSRQEADAEAVRCIHEAFRCLHDSADPLARYLPTSGAHVRRIVNTIPITLRLLLHRAGTPGTPSPRAAAAWVVLADQWPCRLSWVLQCLEDAWQSRPTADFGARSLWSIFQENVGELSSLRQPLHNVLSLDGDPELFQTFLASDFPFTARDARAFLGVTVNLDHSIRHKMGLLRGLDRLQKATAAPVSRGVQCPHPE; via the exons ATGGAGCCGGAGGCGCTGCCAGGG GGTGCCTGCTCGCCGGCGTGTGGGGGGTCCTCGTCGGGATCCTCGGGGTGCTGTGAGGAGCACCTGGCCTGCCTGGGCCCGGAGGGGGACACCTGCGCCTGCCGCGACGGCGCCTTCGTGGAGGTGGAGCCCGGGGACAACCAAG GCTTCATGCGGCAGGAGATGGTGCGGCGGGAGGAGGCCGAGCTGCGCCGGAGCCACCAGAAGCCACGTAGCCCTGAGGGCTGGGGGTTGCTGCTGGTCCTCTGGTACCTGGCCTTCTACAAGCCCATCATCACCGAGAGCCACCTGAGGAGGAAGAACATCGAGTTCATCTTCATCCGCTTCAGCGCCTGGCAATACGCCGGCTGCGACAAGCTCTGGGCCGGTTTGGTCACCACCCTCTGTGACAGCATCCGCCACCATTTTGGGGCTCTGCCCCTCAGCGTCTACCATGTCATGGGCACCCGGCCCCGCTTCGCCTCTGGCTTCAGCCAGAAGGAATGGGTCCTCAAGACGGGCACCTGCCTCAAGCTCTGGGGGCTGCTCTTCGTCCTGGGCGCCGGCCTCACCATCCTGCTGGTGGCCCTCTTGGTGCCCGGCATCAAGGACCACCACGCCTTGAAGGTGGTGGGCAGCGCCGTCACCTCGCTCTCGGGTTCCGGTTTGGCGCTGGGAGCTTTCTCCATCCTGAAGAACCTGTTGATCAGTGAGAAGCAAAAGATCGAGCGGTTGACCAACAGCGAGAAGTTCACCAGCCAGTTGGGCTTCATGAGCAAGGTGCGCAATGAGGTGGAGGTGCTGGTCGACTTCTTGTCCTTCATGGAGATCTTTGAGCGCCGACGGCTCCGCGTGGTGCTGGAGATCACCAGCCTGGACATCTGCTACCCCGAGAAGGTGGCCGGCGTCCTCAACGCCATGAACACCTTGCTCTCCGAAGCCAACACTCCCTTCATCTTCATCCTGGCTGTGGATCCCAGCGTCATCGTCCCCTGCCTGGAGCAGACCAGCTGCATGAAGGGTCTTGCTGACAACGGTTACCTCTACCTCAACCGGACAGTGACGttgcccttctccatccctgagatgGGTGCCCGCTCCCGCCTGCGATTCCTGGAAGCCGCCATCCAGACGCGGGAGGACCTCATGTACCGCATCATCACCAGCAACGTGGAACGACGCCGAGCCAAGTGCCAGGCCGTCCCGGCAGTTCCCAGCCGGCAGGAGGCGGACGCCGAAGCCGTCCGCTGCATCCACGAAGCTTTCCGCTGCCTACACGACAGCGCCGACCCTCTTGCCCGTTACCTCCccaccagcggcgcccacgtccgtCGCATCGTCAACACCATCCCCATCACCCTACGGCTCCTCCTGCACCGCGccggcacccccggcaccccctcgccccgcgctgccgccgctTGGGTGGTGTTGGCCGACCAGTGGCCGTGCCGGCTGAGCTGGGTGCTGCAGTGCCTGGAGGATGCCTGGCAGAGCCGGCCGACGGCGGATTTTGGCGCGCGATCCCTGTGGAGCATCTTCCAGGAGAACGTGGGGGAGCTGAGctccctgcggcagcccctgcacAACGTCCTCAGCCTGGACGGGGACCCTGAGCTCTTCCAGACCTTCCTCGCCTCCGACTTCCCCTTCACCGCCCGCGACGCCCGCGCCTTCCTCGGCGTCACCGTCAACCTGGACCACTCCATCCGGCACAAGATGGGGCTCCTGCGCGGTCTTGACCGCCTGCAGAAAGCCACCGCCGCCCCGGTGTCCCGCGGTGTCCAGTGTCCCCACCCTGAGTGA
- the NKPD1 gene encoding NTPase KAP family P-loop domain-containing protein 1 isoform X1 gives MEPEALPGGACSPACGGSSSGSSGCCEEHLACLGPEGDTCACRDGAFVEVEPGDNQELLTEDDIYCRCLSKTLCHTATPVTVGFYAPCGHRLYSLLDKVTGFMRQEMVRREEAELRRSHQKPRSPEGWGLLLVLWYLAFYKPIITESHLRRKNIEFIFIRFSAWQYAGCDKLWAGLVTTLCDSIRHHFGALPLSVYHVMGTRPRFASGFSQKEWVLKTGTCLKLWGLLFVLGAGLTILLVALLVPGIKDHHALKVVGSAVTSLSGSGLALGAFSILKNLLISEKQKIERLTNSEKFTSQLGFMSKVRNEVEVLVDFLSFMEIFERRRLRVVLEITSLDICYPEKVAGVLNAMNTLLSEANTPFIFILAVDPSVIVPCLEQTSCMKGLADNGYLYLNRTVTLPFSIPEMGARSRLRFLEAAIQTREDLMYRIITSNVERRRAKCQAVPAVPSRQEADAEAVRCIHEAFRCLHDSADPLARYLPTSGAHVRRIVNTIPITLRLLLHRAGTPGTPSPRAAAAWVVLADQWPCRLSWVLQCLEDAWQSRPTADFGARSLWSIFQENVGELSSLRQPLHNVLSLDGDPELFQTFLASDFPFTARDARAFLGVTVNLDHSIRHKMGLLRGLDRLQKATAAPVSRGVQCPHPE, from the exons ATGGAGCCGGAGGCGCTGCCAGGG GGTGCCTGCTCGCCGGCGTGTGGGGGGTCCTCGTCGGGATCCTCGGGGTGCTGTGAGGAGCACCTGGCCTGCCTGGGCCCGGAGGGGGACACCTGCGCCTGCCGCGACGGCGCCTTCGTGGAGGTGGAGCCCGGGGACAACCAAG agCTGCTGACGGAGGATGACATCTACTGCCGCTGCCTCTCCAAGACACTGTGCCACACGGCCACCCCCGTCACAGTCGGCTTCTACGCCCCCTGCGGCCACCGCCTCTACTCCCTGCTGGACAAGGTCACTG GCTTCATGCGGCAGGAGATGGTGCGGCGGGAGGAGGCCGAGCTGCGCCGGAGCCACCAGAAGCCACGTAGCCCTGAGGGCTGGGGGTTGCTGCTGGTCCTCTGGTACCTGGCCTTCTACAAGCCCATCATCACCGAGAGCCACCTGAGGAGGAAGAACATCGAGTTCATCTTCATCCGCTTCAGCGCCTGGCAATACGCCGGCTGCGACAAGCTCTGGGCCGGTTTGGTCACCACCCTCTGTGACAGCATCCGCCACCATTTTGGGGCTCTGCCCCTCAGCGTCTACCATGTCATGGGCACCCGGCCCCGCTTCGCCTCTGGCTTCAGCCAGAAGGAATGGGTCCTCAAGACGGGCACCTGCCTCAAGCTCTGGGGGCTGCTCTTCGTCCTGGGCGCCGGCCTCACCATCCTGCTGGTGGCCCTCTTGGTGCCCGGCATCAAGGACCACCACGCCTTGAAGGTGGTGGGCAGCGCCGTCACCTCGCTCTCGGGTTCCGGTTTGGCGCTGGGAGCTTTCTCCATCCTGAAGAACCTGTTGATCAGTGAGAAGCAAAAGATCGAGCGGTTGACCAACAGCGAGAAGTTCACCAGCCAGTTGGGCTTCATGAGCAAGGTGCGCAATGAGGTGGAGGTGCTGGTCGACTTCTTGTCCTTCATGGAGATCTTTGAGCGCCGACGGCTCCGCGTGGTGCTGGAGATCACCAGCCTGGACATCTGCTACCCCGAGAAGGTGGCCGGCGTCCTCAACGCCATGAACACCTTGCTCTCCGAAGCCAACACTCCCTTCATCTTCATCCTGGCTGTGGATCCCAGCGTCATCGTCCCCTGCCTGGAGCAGACCAGCTGCATGAAGGGTCTTGCTGACAACGGTTACCTCTACCTCAACCGGACAGTGACGttgcccttctccatccctgagatgGGTGCCCGCTCCCGCCTGCGATTCCTGGAAGCCGCCATCCAGACGCGGGAGGACCTCATGTACCGCATCATCACCAGCAACGTGGAACGACGCCGAGCCAAGTGCCAGGCCGTCCCGGCAGTTCCCAGCCGGCAGGAGGCGGACGCCGAAGCCGTCCGCTGCATCCACGAAGCTTTCCGCTGCCTACACGACAGCGCCGACCCTCTTGCCCGTTACCTCCccaccagcggcgcccacgtccgtCGCATCGTCAACACCATCCCCATCACCCTACGGCTCCTCCTGCACCGCGccggcacccccggcaccccctcgccccgcgctgccgccgctTGGGTGGTGTTGGCCGACCAGTGGCCGTGCCGGCTGAGCTGGGTGCTGCAGTGCCTGGAGGATGCCTGGCAGAGCCGGCCGACGGCGGATTTTGGCGCGCGATCCCTGTGGAGCATCTTCCAGGAGAACGTGGGGGAGCTGAGctccctgcggcagcccctgcacAACGTCCTCAGCCTGGACGGGGACCCTGAGCTCTTCCAGACCTTCCTCGCCTCCGACTTCCCCTTCACCGCCCGCGACGCCCGCGCCTTCCTCGGCGTCACCGTCAACCTGGACCACTCCATCCGGCACAAGATGGGGCTCCTGCGCGGTCTTGACCGCCTGCAGAAAGCCACCGCCGCCCCGGTGTCCCGCGGTGTCCAGTGTCCCCACCCTGAGTGA
- the NKPD1 gene encoding NTPase KAP family P-loop domain-containing protein 1 isoform X3 → MRQEMVRREEAELRRSHQKPRSPEGWGLLLVLWYLAFYKPIITESHLRRKNIEFIFIRFSAWQYAGCDKLWAGLVTTLCDSIRHHFGALPLSVYHVMGTRPRFASGFSQKEWVLKTGTCLKLWGLLFVLGAGLTILLVALLVPGIKDHHALKVVGSAVTSLSGSGLALGAFSILKNLLISEKQKIERLTNSEKFTSQLGFMSKVRNEVEVLVDFLSFMEIFERRRLRVVLEITSLDICYPEKVAGVLNAMNTLLSEANTPFIFILAVDPSVIVPCLEQTSCMKGLADNGYLYLNRTVTLPFSIPEMGARSRLRFLEAAIQTREDLMYRIITSNVERRRAKCQAVPAVPSRQEADAEAVRCIHEAFRCLHDSADPLARYLPTSGAHVRRIVNTIPITLRLLLHRAGTPGTPSPRAAAAWVVLADQWPCRLSWVLQCLEDAWQSRPTADFGARSLWSIFQENVGELSSLRQPLHNVLSLDGDPELFQTFLASDFPFTARDARAFLGVTVNLDHSIRHKMGLLRGLDRLQKATAAPVSRGVQCPHPE, encoded by the coding sequence ATGCGGCAGGAGATGGTGCGGCGGGAGGAGGCCGAGCTGCGCCGGAGCCACCAGAAGCCACGTAGCCCTGAGGGCTGGGGGTTGCTGCTGGTCCTCTGGTACCTGGCCTTCTACAAGCCCATCATCACCGAGAGCCACCTGAGGAGGAAGAACATCGAGTTCATCTTCATCCGCTTCAGCGCCTGGCAATACGCCGGCTGCGACAAGCTCTGGGCCGGTTTGGTCACCACCCTCTGTGACAGCATCCGCCACCATTTTGGGGCTCTGCCCCTCAGCGTCTACCATGTCATGGGCACCCGGCCCCGCTTCGCCTCTGGCTTCAGCCAGAAGGAATGGGTCCTCAAGACGGGCACCTGCCTCAAGCTCTGGGGGCTGCTCTTCGTCCTGGGCGCCGGCCTCACCATCCTGCTGGTGGCCCTCTTGGTGCCCGGCATCAAGGACCACCACGCCTTGAAGGTGGTGGGCAGCGCCGTCACCTCGCTCTCGGGTTCCGGTTTGGCGCTGGGAGCTTTCTCCATCCTGAAGAACCTGTTGATCAGTGAGAAGCAAAAGATCGAGCGGTTGACCAACAGCGAGAAGTTCACCAGCCAGTTGGGCTTCATGAGCAAGGTGCGCAATGAGGTGGAGGTGCTGGTCGACTTCTTGTCCTTCATGGAGATCTTTGAGCGCCGACGGCTCCGCGTGGTGCTGGAGATCACCAGCCTGGACATCTGCTACCCCGAGAAGGTGGCCGGCGTCCTCAACGCCATGAACACCTTGCTCTCCGAAGCCAACACTCCCTTCATCTTCATCCTGGCTGTGGATCCCAGCGTCATCGTCCCCTGCCTGGAGCAGACCAGCTGCATGAAGGGTCTTGCTGACAACGGTTACCTCTACCTCAACCGGACAGTGACGttgcccttctccatccctgagatgGGTGCCCGCTCCCGCCTGCGATTCCTGGAAGCCGCCATCCAGACGCGGGAGGACCTCATGTACCGCATCATCACCAGCAACGTGGAACGACGCCGAGCCAAGTGCCAGGCCGTCCCGGCAGTTCCCAGCCGGCAGGAGGCGGACGCCGAAGCCGTCCGCTGCATCCACGAAGCTTTCCGCTGCCTACACGACAGCGCCGACCCTCTTGCCCGTTACCTCCccaccagcggcgcccacgtccgtCGCATCGTCAACACCATCCCCATCACCCTACGGCTCCTCCTGCACCGCGccggcacccccggcaccccctcgccccgcgctgccgccgctTGGGTGGTGTTGGCCGACCAGTGGCCGTGCCGGCTGAGCTGGGTGCTGCAGTGCCTGGAGGATGCCTGGCAGAGCCGGCCGACGGCGGATTTTGGCGCGCGATCCCTGTGGAGCATCTTCCAGGAGAACGTGGGGGAGCTGAGctccctgcggcagcccctgcacAACGTCCTCAGCCTGGACGGGGACCCTGAGCTCTTCCAGACCTTCCTCGCCTCCGACTTCCCCTTCACCGCCCGCGACGCCCGCGCCTTCCTCGGCGTCACCGTCAACCTGGACCACTCCATCCGGCACAAGATGGGGCTCCTGCGCGGTCTTGACCGCCTGCAGAAAGCCACCGCCGCCCCGGTGTCCCGCGGTGTCCAGTGTCCCCACCCTGAGTGA